CCGGAGAAACTTCAACAGGTCAGAAACATCTGAGGATGAACATCAGATAAACTATGAACTGTGGTTTATAGCTTGTTATAGCCAAGCCATATGTACCAGATGTGAATATGTACTATACAGtagtgtctgttttttattaccTCCTGCCCACATATCAAAGGTTTTCGTGGCCAAGAGCTCTCCTGTCACCCCTGGAGCAAAGAAACGTCAGTCAGACATTAAATTAACACAATTATCAGGAGCTTGAAATATTAATGCAACACAGTCAGTTCAAAAGGGGGAGGATGACCTTCTTACCATTGACTAAAGCTATGTTTAGTCCTCGGCCAACGTTGTTTTTCACACTGCTCACTAACCTATGAgtgagcagaaacagaaagcGTTGAAACACTAACTGCCACACATTTGGACATCACTTCCTTCCACATTAACATAAGTCTACACACttgagaaacaacaacaaaaaaaatatatgaaaaggACCAAGACTACCAACAAAACtaaagaaggtggaggacagacagactgaaaacataCTTGCATTCAGCTCACCACACAGACTCAGAGGTCTGGTTATGATAGcaatgagggaaaaaaagaacagtgtgaaaccaaacaaaaaaaacagacagcaagCAGGggagacagacatagacatagagGAAAAGAGCTGGTATGCAATAAATCTCACATTTTGTCCTCCAGGCAGATTTTGGGCCCGATGACGTTGGCAGCACCAGACACCAGGCGGAAAGCCAAATGTTTTGGAGGACATGGAGCTGAAAGTCCACATTTATACCTTCGAGGACGGGGTTCTGCTTAAAAATATATACGAATGCAACATTGTCATGATGATACTTGACAGGATGAGTAGTCATAGAAATCAATCAACCAGTTTTATCGACTTACCAGGTGTTGGTTCCTCGCTTGCACCTgaaaaaaatgcacaatttTAACACTCAAATGAATAAACCTTATCCGAATTTGCCTTTATTCATTTGGCTGCCCCTCCTCTCTAAAAATACAATCACTGTTTCCAAGGTGATGGTTATGCCCTCTAATTGCTTCAGTacaaaacccaaaaatattcaatacatttatataaaatctacccaaatcctcacattttagCGGCTAGAACCAGTCATTGTCAGATGAATTGCTCTGTCAATCAGTTAATAAATGAATTGTTGTAGATGAATTGCTCTGTCAATCAGTTAATAAATGAATTGTTGTAGAACTACTTTTCTTACCACTGAAGAAATATCGCACAGATGAACCACTCTCCCCACCAAATAAAGTGTTTGCCAAAAGCCAAGTGAGCCCGACCAACAGGAGCACAGCCACAGCTCTCAGGGGGCCTTGTcaggacaaacaggaaatgtcaaggcaagaaaaaaaaaaaaccatacaTGCACGGGTTTGTTACCAGTCTAACAAGTTCACccagaaggtaaaaaaaataaaacattgtttaaacaAACCTGTTAATCTCATGATTCACCGTTTCATAGACCTGggtagagacaaacaacaacagtaaagtaaaacaacaacaacaaaataatgtttttaaaaagtagctCCATTAGGATGCCTTAAAATTTATTGTCAAGTTTGAAaaatttggttaaaaaaataatataacattataaaaatatatacttataaataataaatcagaaaGGACAAGTAcagaataaacaagaaaaataacaaatgccATAAAATAATGGAGATTAAATGATATTTaattgttaaaaaagaaaaatagaacatttaaatgtgggggaaaaaaagacgtTTATCAGCCATGTAAACTcttgaataaattaaaatcacattaacaATTCATCCGGAGTTGGAGTTTCGTATGTCATCTTTAACGAAAAGCTTTCAATGCATTTCAGTGCTCATGTAAAGATGGCTCTGCAGACATGACGTTTGAGGGGATGACATGGAGCAAAACCATCGCAAAGACCAAGAAACCAAACAGAAATCCTTTGACAGCAGACTTAATCACTCATGTGGACGCTGATCTACAGATCTTACCTGCTGTGCCCACGCTTCAGGTGAGTGTCGCCGTTACTTGCCACCTTctctcagtggaaaaaaaaaagagcttgttGCTCCTGCAGGACTTTTGACTATTTCTTGCGCTGTTTCCTCATGGAGGCTCTCCTGGTATAAAGTAGCTTTCAACGAGGAAATATGCTGAAATAAGCTCAGTCGACTATTTACACGCGTCTTAATTCACCGAGAACATTTCTGTTTAGTTTCTGTCTGCCATCTGTCTTCCGGATGTGTTACCAACCCCAAAACCGCCCCTACTGAGTCTGCGCAGGGAGGATCACGTGACCAAACacttattttaatatttaacctttggatttttttaaaataaataaataaatcacaaatttCACTCATTAAATGTTCTTAATAAATGTACCACcccagaattaaaaaaaatatattaccattaataaaaataaaaaaaattgtaaaaaatatattatatacttcGCGCGAGCACAagaactcctcctcctcgcgCACGCTGCTACTCCCTTCAACATCAAGATGGCTGCCCACAGTGCTGTGTTCTCGATATCTAAAATGATTAATCCTTTCTGGGGTGGACGCCTCGGAAACACGGTTAAAGTAAGACAACACGCTCCGCTGTGGTCACGTCGCTTGTGCTCGTTGTTGCGTGGCTCCATAGTGAAGTGTGTCATTTTATCTGAGCACAAGGTCATATGGTTAATGTAACACAGCTGAACTGACAGGCTCGTTTTCAGCAGTGCCAACATGCATTCAAGTTCAGCTAAACAACTTACAACCACTCCTATAATTCAATCCATTCACAAACCTCATCTGAACCGTctgcctttattttttttgttgttgtttttcaggtgtTTGGGACAACTCTGACAAGTCACAGAAATAAGACCATGCTTACTGTGAGTGAATCAGATCATCTCTGCTGGTTTAAATCTTGTTAAAAGGAGCAGATGCGGTTTGGTAAATATGTTGTAACACTGTATAAGGCTGTAACAGTACTGGTAatgctattaaaaaaaatcacggCTACTCaactaaatgtttatttccaGGCTGTGGGTTCATCTTTGGAAGTGGCTGGGTATCTTATGTATCTGTTTTATTATAACCTGGGAATATCTTTATTTCTGCCCTCTTGTGGGAGGAGAGGTTATTATGCCTCTGTGTTTCCTACTGCCTGTGCATCTGTCAAACTGACCTGTCCTTCTTTCCTTGCTGTCTGTCTTCAACAACAGGGAGAAAACATAGTAAGTAGCTCACTCTGATATG
The sequence above is drawn from the Larimichthys crocea isolate SSNF chromosome XV, L_crocea_2.0, whole genome shotgun sequence genome and encodes:
- the fam3a gene encoding protein FAM3A isoform X1, with amino-acid sequence MRLTGPLRAVAVLLLVGLTWLLANTLFGGESGSSVRYFFSGASEEPTPAEPRPRRYKCGLSAPCPPKHLAFRLVSGAANVIGPKICLEDKMLVSSVKNNVGRGLNIALVNGVTGELLATKTFDMWAGDVSDLLKFLRPLHEGTLVFVASFDDAATKMNDESRRLFEELGSTAVKELAFRDSWVFVGAKGIENKSPFEERMKNSKSSNKYEGWPESLEMDGCIPLRAPLEG
- the fam3a gene encoding protein FAM3A isoform X2 encodes the protein MRLTGPLRAVAVLLLVGLTWLLANTLFGGESGSSVRYFFSGASEEPTPEPRPRRYKCGLSAPCPPKHLAFRLVSGAANVIGPKICLEDKMLVSSVKNNVGRGLNIALVNGVTGELLATKTFDMWAGDVSDLLKFLRPLHEGTLVFVASFDDAATKMNDESRRLFEELGSTAVKELAFRDSWVFVGAKGIENKSPFEERMKNSKSSNKYEGWPESLEMDGCIPLRAPLEG
- the fam3a gene encoding protein FAM3A isoform X3 produces the protein MRLTGPLRAVAVLLLVGLTWLLANTLFGGESGSSVRYFFSGASEEPTPAEPRPRRYKCGLSAPCPPKHLAFRLVSGAANVIGPKICLEDKMLVSSVKNNVGRGLNIALVNGVTGELLATKTFDMWAGDVSDLLKFLRPLHEGTLVFVASFDDAATKMNDESRRLFEELGSTAVKELAFRDSWVFVGAKGIENKSPFEENSKSSNKYEGWPESLEMDGCIPLRAPLEG